CACTAAACATTCTCAAATACTCCGAGAAAAATATGGTCTCGATGCTATAAAATTGGGCAGTGAAATGTAAAACTTATGCTACAATATCCCATGACAAATTTGAGGCTGTTAGAGCAATTTCGCTCATTTTATTTTAAAAATTATCCTGATGATATGGAGACACAGATATCTTACTTTTCAGTTTTTGGAGGACTGGACTGGCAAATAGATACAACAAAAGATCTCAAAGAGCTTATCGTCACATTAGTTTTAGAAAACTTTGAATCACTGCATGAAAGGATCGAAGAGTTTACGCTCGGAAACAAAGAGTATAAAAGACTTCTTCGCTCTCTAGCAGTTGGTGATCGTAGAATCTTTTCCGCTTTTAACAGAGCAGGACTTAACAACAGTAACGGCGGTGCTGCAATCAACTATCTCCAAGAGAAAGGGTTGATTGAGATGGAATATTCCCGTGAAAAACACCCAAGGGAAGACTCACCCAATGCCAAGCTCAAACGTGCAGATGCGAGGCACAGAATCTCTCACAAAGTCTTTTTTACCTATCCGTTTGTACGTTTTTGGTTCTATTTTATAAGCCCCAATATCAGAGCAATAAAAGAGGGAAACTTTGACAAAGTACTCGATGAATTTGAACAAAAACACAACTCCTATACAAGCTTAGTTTATGAAGAACTTTCAGAACTTCTACTTAACTATAATCTAAGAGATGCTCACATTATCAGTTCCGGGAGTTACTGGGATGCAAATGTTGAGATAGATATCTTAACTGTGACAAAAAATGGCAGAATTTATGTTGGTGAATGTAAATGGACAAACCATAAAGTAAATAAAAAAGAACTCCATAAAATTCGAGACAAGTGTGAAAAATTAAATCTCACACCTACCCAGATCGTTCTGTTTTCAAAACGGGGATTTTCTAAGGAGCTTGAGGCTATGCAGGGAGCTGAACTTGGGCTTTATACAAGTGATGATTTTAAAGCACTTGTAAAAAGTAACTCTAAAGAGTGTGCCCTACCTCACCTTTTTAGCTGACGATTTTCAATGCTTCATACGCTTCTTGAAGCAATTGGAATTTGTTTGTATAGTGTTCAACCATATGGGGCTCTTCATGAAAGATCTTATCTGGATGGTATACTTTTGTAAGTTTTTTATAACTTTTCTTCAAGGCATCCTGACTTGCACCTACAGGACACTCTAAAATAGTATAGAACTGCTTTTTACTCTCTAGTTCATCCTCTTTAACAAGGTCACCGAAACTGTAACTTGCAAAATCACTATAGAGTTTTGACATAAACTTGTTATCGAAGGTATATTGGATCTGATAATGTAAGATATGTCGTTTATTGAGTGCACGTTCAAGTCTCGATTTTGCCTTGTAATCACTGACATCGACAACGAGAGATACATCGGTTCCCCGTTCAACATACACTTCAAGTTGTGAGCGCATATAGTTAGTTACCCATGAATTCGGCTTTTCTAAAGAGATTAAAACCGTGTTTTTATCGTATGCGTAAAGATTTACTTTAACATTCTCAGGCTCTTGCATTTTATCTAGTTCAATCTTAATCGGCTGCGAACCGAACTTTAACATAGAACGGAGAAAAAACTGATGATTAAAATCGTGTACCTGTGCATGATGGGCACTGAGTTTATGTAAGAACTCTTCCCGAATCTCTTTTAAAGATTCGTTTCTAAATACCAATACCGCTTTTGGCAAAAACAGCATACCACGTGTATGATGGTTCAAGAACTCCCTCATCCAGGATGTATTTAGGGTATCAAACCCTGTAGTAATAAGAATAAGGTTATTGCGTAATACTATATCCATTCTCTCCTACCTCTTTTGTTTGATAGCTATTAAAAAGCAAGAACAGTTCCAATTTGTATCTTAAACTTCTCTTCGATTAAGAAAGTATCGACGAGAACTTTCATCTTCTTTATAGTTTTTTTGAGTATAATTACGACATTAATTTAAGTAGATATATATAAGGACTCTATCTTGCTCGAAAATATGAATGAAAAATGTGCAGTAGTTGGGATCTTTGGTCATGAAGAAGCTTCAAAACTTGCTTACTTCTCGCTCCATTCTCTTCAACACCGTGGTCAAGAAGCCGCTGGAATAAGTTCAGCTGATGGTACTAAAGTTCATACCATCAAAGACCGTGGTTTAGTAATGAAAGTTTTTAACGAAAAGAACTTAGAAACTCTCAAAGGAACAAGTGCTATAGGTCACACAAGATATTCAACTGCCGGGGATGATTCTATCCTTGATGCGCAACCTGTTTTTGCAAGATACGATCTTGGAGAGATGGCAATCGTACACAACGGTAACCTTACAAATGCAGAAGCTGTTAGAAACCAGCTTATTGAAAAAGGTGCAATTTTTCAAACATTTATGGATACTGAAAACCTTATCCACCTGATTGCAAAAAGTTCACAAGAAAAACTTCTTGATCGTATTATTGATGCGGTACAAAGAATCGAAGGTGCATTTTCACTTGTATTTTTAAGTCGTACAAAAATGTTCGCAATGCGTGATCGCCACGGTTTTCGTCCTTTAAGCCTTGGTCGTCTTGCAAACGGAGGATATATCGTAGCAAGTGAAACTTGTGCGTTTGATCTTGTAGGTGCAACTTTTATCCGTGATGTAGAACCGGGTGAACTTTTAGTATTTGAAGATGGGAAAGCTCCACAAAGTATTAAAGTTTTCGAACCAACTCCTAAACACTGTATCTTTGAGTATGTATATTTTGCTCGTCCAGATTCAAGTGTATTTGGTCAGTCAGTTTACCAAACAAGAAAAGATATGGGGAAAGAGTTAGCAAGAATAGAGCCTGTAGAGGCTGATGTTGTTATACCTGTTCCAGACGGTGGTGTACCTGCAGCTATCGGATATGCTCAAGAGAGTGGAATCCCTTACGAAATGGGTATTATGAGAAACCACTACATCGGTCGTACATTTATTGAACCTACTCAAGAGATGCGTGATCTTAAAGTAAAAATGAAACTTTCACCTATGCCTGAAGTTATAAAAGGTAAAAAAGTTATCGTTATCGATGACTCAATTGTGCGTGGAACAACTTCAAGAAGAATCGT
Above is a window of Sulfurimonas marina DNA encoding:
- the purF gene encoding amidophosphoribosyltransferase, with the protein product MLENMNEKCAVVGIFGHEEASKLAYFSLHSLQHRGQEAAGISSADGTKVHTIKDRGLVMKVFNEKNLETLKGTSAIGHTRYSTAGDDSILDAQPVFARYDLGEMAIVHNGNLTNAEAVRNQLIEKGAIFQTFMDTENLIHLIAKSSQEKLLDRIIDAVQRIEGAFSLVFLSRTKMFAMRDRHGFRPLSLGRLANGGYIVASETCAFDLVGATFIRDVEPGELLVFEDGKAPQSIKVFEPTPKHCIFEYVYFARPDSSVFGQSVYQTRKDMGKELARIEPVEADVVIPVPDGGVPAAIGYAQESGIPYEMGIMRNHYIGRTFIEPTQEMRDLKVKMKLSPMPEVIKGKKVIVIDDSIVRGTTSRRIVRMLKEAGAAEVHMRISSPPTTDPCFYGVDTPDKDKLIAANMSVEEICKYIEADSLAYLDEAALLRSVNAKEDTYCTACFTGNYIV
- a CDS encoding J domain-containing protein, coding for MDIVLRNNLILITTGFDTLNTSWMREFLNHHTRGMLFLPKAVLVFRNESLKEIREEFLHKLSAHHAQVHDFNHQFFLRSMLKFGSQPIKIELDKMQEPENVKVNLYAYDKNTVLISLEKPNSWVTNYMRSQLEVYVERGTDVSLVVDVSDYKAKSRLERALNKRHILHYQIQYTFDNKFMSKLYSDFASYSFGDLVKEDELESKKQFYTILECPVGASQDALKKSYKKLTKVYHPDKIFHEEPHMVEHYTNKFQLLQEAYEALKIVS
- a CDS encoding DUF234 domain-containing protein, with amino-acid sequence METQISYFSVFGGLDWQIDTTKDLKELIVTLVLENFESLHERIEEFTLGNKEYKRLLRSLAVGDRRIFSAFNRAGLNNSNGGAAINYLQEKGLIEMEYSREKHPREDSPNAKLKRADARHRISHKVFFTYPFVRFWFYFISPNIRAIKEGNFDKVLDEFEQKHNSYTSLVYEELSELLLNYNLRDAHIISSGSYWDANVEIDILTVTKNGRIYVGECKWTNHKVNKKELHKIRDKCEKLNLTPTQIVLFSKRGFSKELEAMQGAELGLYTSDDFKALVKSNSKECALPHLFS